A portion of the Pseudomonas sp. PSE14 genome contains these proteins:
- a CDS encoding peptidylprolyl isomerase, protein MSCSHYEAKVEHVDLPAISVNGVAIDEGELARELQYHPAASHGEALYSACRALVVRQLLLQRADALDLAAVAEEGEAPEEARIRALIDREVGVPEADEASCRQWYDANPTRLTTPWRMRLRHVLLGCAPDDLDGRAKAREHAEELLAELREHPERFAEKAMRFSDCPSKDDGGGLGWIEPGQTVPEFEKRLLQQQPGLLGHPLESRYGLHVVELIERDGGEPLDFEQARPRIAGYLRAQVLQRAVSQYISVLAGEARIEGFAFDGAESPLVQ, encoded by the coding sequence ATGAGTTGTTCCCACTACGAAGCCAAGGTCGAGCATGTCGACCTGCCTGCCATCTCCGTCAACGGCGTCGCCATCGACGAGGGCGAACTGGCCCGTGAGCTGCAATACCACCCGGCCGCCAGCCATGGCGAAGCCCTGTATTCCGCCTGCCGTGCGCTGGTCGTGCGCCAGCTGCTGCTGCAACGCGCCGACGCGCTGGATCTGGCGGCCGTCGCTGAGGAGGGCGAGGCCCCGGAAGAAGCACGTATCCGCGCACTAATCGACCGTGAGGTTGGGGTGCCCGAGGCGGACGAAGCCAGCTGCCGCCAGTGGTACGACGCCAACCCGACCCGCCTGACCACGCCCTGGCGCATGCGCCTGCGCCACGTGCTGCTGGGCTGCGCGCCGGACGATCTGGACGGTCGCGCCAAGGCCCGCGAGCACGCCGAGGAGCTGCTGGCCGAACTGCGCGAGCATCCTGAGCGCTTCGCCGAAAAGGCCATGCGCTTCTCCGACTGCCCGTCGAAAGACGACGGGGGTGGCCTGGGCTGGATCGAGCCGGGGCAGACCGTCCCCGAATTCGAAAAACGACTCCTGCAACAGCAACCCGGCCTGCTTGGTCATCCGCTGGAGAGCCGCTACGGCCTGCACGTCGTCGAGCTGATCGAGCGCGACGGCGGCGAGCCGCTGGACTTCGAGCAGGCCCGCCCACGCATCGCCGGCTACCTGCGCGCCCAGGTGCTGCAGCGCGCGGTCAGCCAGTACATCAGCGTGCTGGCCGGTGAGGCGCGGATCGAGGGCTTCGCCTTCGATGGCGCGGAGAGTCCGCTGGTGCAGTGA
- a CDS encoding ABC transporter substrate-binding protein codes for MNRKALLGGLMLAAFATFSHADDKPLRIGIEAAYPPFAYKTPEGGIAGFDYDIGNALCEQMKRKCQWIEQEYDGLIPSLKVRKIDAALSSITITDERKRSVDFTHKYYFTPGRLVMKEGSQLDDQFSQLKGKNIGVQRGSTADRFATEVLGKAGANVVRYTSQDEIYLDLVAGRLDGTFADSIPLEIGFLQTERGKGFAFIGPEFKDPKYFGEGAGIAVRKGNTELVGQLNAAIDALRANGKYKEIEGKYFKSDIYGD; via the coding sequence ATGAATCGTAAAGCCCTGCTGGGCGGCCTGATGCTGGCTGCCTTTGCCACCTTCTCCCACGCTGACGACAAGCCGCTGCGCATCGGCATCGAGGCGGCGTACCCACCCTTCGCCTACAAGACGCCCGAGGGCGGCATCGCCGGCTTCGACTACGATATCGGCAACGCCCTGTGCGAGCAGATGAAGCGCAAGTGCCAGTGGATCGAGCAGGAGTACGACGGCCTGATCCCCTCGCTGAAGGTGCGCAAGATCGACGCCGCGCTGTCGTCCATCACCATCACCGACGAGCGCAAGCGCTCGGTGGACTTCACCCACAAGTACTACTTCACCCCGGGCCGCCTGGTGATGAAGGAAGGCTCGCAACTGGATGACCAGTTCAGCCAGCTCAAGGGCAAGAACATTGGCGTGCAGCGCGGCTCCACCGCCGACCGTTTCGCCACCGAGGTACTGGGCAAGGCCGGCGCCAACGTCGTGCGCTACACCAGCCAGGATGAGATCTACCTGGACCTGGTCGCAGGCCGTCTGGATGGCACCTTCGCCGACTCCATTCCGCTGGAGATCGGTTTCCTGCAAACCGAGCGCGGCAAGGGCTTCGCCTTCATTGGGCCGGAGTTCAAGGATCCGAAGTACTTCGGCGAGGGCGCTGGTATCGCGGTGCGCAAGGGCAATACCGAGCTGGTCGGCCAACTCAACGCCGCCATCGATGCGCTGCGGGCTAATGGCAAGTACAAGGAAATTGAAGGCAAGTACTTCAAGAGCGATATCTACGGGGATTGA
- a CDS encoding transcriptional regulator, which yields MTAADPLDNYKAIADAIAALFFPHAEVVIHDLRNQRVAYLANNISKREIGDDSALEDMLEGGHDERNIGPYEKLNWDGQKIRSISTVLRDAKGEPLAVLCINLNITLFETAKAALDLFLSSSKIVPQPDALFRDDWQERINTFLHAWLRQRQLSLSTLSRDHKRELVLALHAEGAFKGKSAANYVANVLNMGRATVYKHLKELKEEV from the coding sequence ATGACCGCTGCTGATCCGCTGGACAACTACAAGGCCATCGCCGACGCCATCGCCGCCCTGTTCTTCCCCCACGCCGAAGTGGTCATCCACGACCTGCGCAACCAGCGCGTGGCCTACCTGGCCAACAACATCTCCAAACGCGAGATCGGCGACGACTCGGCCCTGGAAGACATGCTCGAAGGCGGTCACGACGAACGCAACATCGGCCCCTATGAGAAGCTCAACTGGGACGGGCAGAAGATCCGCTCCATCAGCACCGTGCTGCGCGACGCCAAGGGCGAGCCGCTGGCGGTGCTGTGCATCAACCTCAACATCACCCTGTTCGAAACCGCCAAGGCGGCGCTGGACCTGTTCCTGTCCTCGAGCAAGATCGTGCCGCAACCCGATGCGCTGTTCCGCGATGATTGGCAGGAGCGCATCAATACCTTCCTCCATGCCTGGTTGCGGCAGCGCCAGTTGAGCCTGTCCACCCTAAGTCGCGACCACAAGCGCGAGCTGGTCCTGGCGCTGCATGCGGAGGGTGCATTCAAGGGCAAGAGCGCGGCGAACTATGTGGCCAATGTGCTGAACATGGGGCGGGCGACGGTTTACAAGCATTTGAAGGAGTTGAAGGAGGAGGTGTGA
- the moaA gene encoding GTP 3',8-cyclase MoaA, protein MSEWIDGQGRKVDYLRLSVTDRCDFRCVYCMSENMRFLPRQQVLTLEEIERVARIFVERGVKKLRLTGGEPLVRPGIVHLCERLAALPGLRELCMTSNGSQLTRLAGDLHAAGLARLNISLDTLDPQRFAAITRTGRLEQVLRGIEAAQKAGFERIKLNCVVMKGRNADEVPALVDYAIANGLDISFIEEMPLGQVGREREESFCSSDEVRALIVEHHDLLDSAEHSGGPARYVRLAQHPGTRVGFISPHSHNFCATCNRLRLTAEGRLLLCLGHEHSLDLRGLLRRHPLHDEPILEALHGALQRKPARHEFSVGDVQVLRFMNLSGG, encoded by the coding sequence ATGTCCGAATGGATTGACGGCCAGGGCCGCAAGGTCGACTACTTGCGCCTGTCCGTAACCGACCGCTGCGATTTCCGTTGCGTCTACTGCATGTCGGAAAACATGCGCTTCCTGCCGCGCCAGCAGGTGCTCACCCTGGAAGAGATCGAGCGGGTGGCGCGGATATTCGTCGAGCGCGGTGTGAAGAAGCTGCGCCTGACCGGCGGCGAACCGCTGGTGCGTCCCGGCATCGTCCACCTCTGCGAGCGCCTGGCTGCGCTGCCCGGCCTGCGCGAGCTGTGCATGACCAGTAATGGCTCGCAGCTCACCCGATTGGCCGGTGATCTCCACGCCGCCGGCCTTGCCCGCCTGAACATCAGTCTCGACACCCTCGACCCGCAACGCTTCGCCGCCATCACCCGCACCGGCCGCCTGGAGCAGGTGCTGCGCGGCATCGAAGCGGCGCAGAAGGCCGGTTTCGAGCGCATCAAGCTGAACTGCGTGGTGATGAAGGGCCGCAACGCCGACGAGGTGCCGGCGCTGGTGGACTACGCCATCGCTAACGGGCTGGACATCAGCTTCATCGAGGAAATGCCCCTGGGCCAGGTCGGTCGCGAGCGCGAGGAAAGCTTCTGCTCCAGCGACGAAGTCCGCGCGCTGATCGTCGAGCACCACGACCTGCTGGACAGTGCCGAGCACAGCGGCGGCCCGGCGCGCTACGTGCGCCTGGCGCAGCATCCGGGCACGCGTGTCGGCTTCATCTCGCCGCACTCGCACAACTTCTGCGCCACCTGCAACCGCCTGCGCCTGACCGCCGAAGGCCGTCTGCTGCTGTGCCTGGGCCACGAGCATTCCCTCGACCTGCGCGGTCTGCTGCGGCGCCATCCGCTGCACGACGAGCCCATCCTCGAAGCGCTGCACGGCGCCTTGCAGCGCAAGCCGGCGCGCCACGAATTCAGCGTGGGCGACGTGCAGGTCCTGCGCTTCATGAACCTCAGCGGCGGCTGA